In Nocardioides dokdonensis FR1436, the following are encoded in one genomic region:
- a CDS encoding F510_1955 family glycosylhydrolase has product MCATRKSLSLSSGLPLVVGLSTAAALLAACSSSENPTASNAAAAGEEFGHIHSLDVNPADDTLYVASHHGVFALGADGFERVGEGRFDAMSFTIADADRFLMSGHPEPGAGGPAHFGLSESTDTGRTWRSLSLEGEADFHALEAAGDRVYGVDSQSGRLMITEDGRRWRDLGQLPAADVAAHPGNPDLVLLTDGSGSLVRLQVSGSPELVESAPRLVLLDWDSEDLLVGAGPEGSVYRSDDGGDSWREVGSLPDVPHALTATESRWYAATEGGVLVSTDGGATWSEVGAG; this is encoded by the coding sequence ATGTGCGCGACGCGCAAATCGCTGAGTCTGTCTTCTGGTCTCCCTCTGGTGGTCGGCCTCTCCACGGCCGCGGCCCTGCTCGCCGCCTGCAGCTCTTCAGAGAACCCGACCGCCTCCAACGCCGCTGCGGCCGGGGAGGAGTTCGGCCATATCCACTCTCTCGACGTGAACCCGGCGGACGACACGCTCTATGTCGCGAGTCATCACGGGGTGTTCGCCCTCGGTGCCGACGGGTTCGAGCGTGTGGGGGAGGGGCGTTTCGACGCGATGTCGTTCACCATCGCCGACGCGGACCGCTTCCTGATGAGTGGTCACCCCGAGCCGGGCGCCGGCGGACCCGCGCACTTCGGACTCTCCGAGTCCACCGACACCGGGCGGACGTGGAGGTCGCTCTCGCTGGAAGGCGAGGCGGACTTCCACGCGCTCGAGGCGGCCGGTGACCGCGTGTACGGGGTCGACTCTCAAAGCGGGCGTCTCATGATCACCGAGGACGGCAGGCGATGGCGCGACCTGGGCCAGTTGCCCGCCGCCGACGTGGCCGCCCATCCAGGCAACCCCGATCTTGTGCTGCTGACCGATGGCAGCGGCTCGCTCGTCCGACTCCAGGTCTCCGGGTCTCCCGAGCTCGTGGAGTCAGCACCGCGATTGGTGCTCCTGGACTGGGACAGCGAGGACCTGCTGGTCGGGGCAGGCCCTGAGGGCTCGGTCTACCGCAGCGATGACGGTGGGGACTCCTGGCGGGAGGTGGGATCACTCCCGGACGTGCCCCACGCGCTGACCGCCACCGAGTCGCGCTGGTATGCCGCCACGGAGGGCGGCGTCCTCGTGTCCACCGACGGGGGCGCCACGTGGTCCGAGGTGGGCGCCGGATGA
- a CDS encoding multicopper oxidase family protein, whose product MKPISRRAALTIGSAGLAGTVVGGTGLWRELSTSVLDPVAGELFTEPEVLRSAGGLLEVRLEAALGKHEVAGREATTLGYNGGVPGPTLRLRPGDTLRVELVNRLDRVTNLHVHGLHVSPEGNGDNVFVAVEPGRAHRYEYRLPDNHPPGAYWYHPHHHGTVADQVFGGLYGAIIVEDDEELRVDRERVMVVSDITLDSGGSLVSPSTMEQMMGREGELVLVNGAAKPDLKGRSGERERWRIINACTARYLALRLPEQRARVVGRDVGRLPRDTALDDVVLAPGNRLDLVVDLSEGGSELTAMPVDRGGMMGQMMGGGPRPGGSGPVTLARLSVSASGNRAVGEIPAGPAVRDLRDDDVDGRRSITFQMGMGGMMGGGDSPMSFTFDGEEFDADRIDQQVGMDTVEEWTIGNDSPMDHPFHLHVWPMQLLEVDGRELSEPVWLDVVNVPARSQVKVRVAFEDFGGRTVYHCHILDHEDRGMMGTVLAS is encoded by the coding sequence ATGAAACCGATCAGCCGACGCGCGGCTCTGACGATCGGCAGTGCCGGCCTGGCGGGCACCGTCGTTGGTGGCACGGGCCTGTGGCGCGAGCTGTCCACCTCGGTCCTGGACCCCGTCGCCGGGGAACTGTTCACCGAGCCCGAGGTTCTCCGGAGTGCCGGCGGCCTGCTGGAGGTACGGCTGGAGGCTGCGCTGGGCAAGCACGAGGTCGCCGGACGCGAAGCGACGACCCTGGGCTACAACGGCGGCGTGCCGGGTCCCACGTTGCGGCTGCGACCGGGCGACACGTTGCGGGTGGAGCTGGTGAACCGGCTCGATCGGGTCACGAACCTGCACGTGCACGGGCTGCACGTCTCACCCGAAGGCAACGGCGACAACGTGTTCGTCGCTGTCGAACCGGGCCGGGCGCATCGCTACGAGTATCGGTTGCCCGACAACCATCCACCAGGCGCGTACTGGTACCACCCGCACCACCACGGCACGGTCGCGGACCAGGTGTTCGGCGGACTCTACGGCGCCATCATCGTGGAGGACGACGAGGAGCTCCGCGTCGACCGGGAACGGGTCATGGTCGTCTCCGACATCACCCTGGACTCCGGCGGCTCGCTGGTCAGCCCGTCCACCATGGAGCAGATGATGGGCCGCGAGGGTGAGCTCGTCCTGGTCAACGGTGCCGCCAAGCCGGACCTCAAGGGCCGCTCGGGGGAGCGTGAACGGTGGCGGATCATCAACGCCTGCACCGCCCGCTACCTCGCGCTGAGGCTGCCAGAACAGCGCGCCCGGGTTGTTGGCCGCGACGTGGGTCGGCTGCCCCGGGACACGGCGTTGGATGACGTCGTGCTCGCCCCCGGGAACCGGCTCGACCTGGTGGTCGACCTTTCCGAGGGAGGCAGCGAGCTCACCGCGATGCCGGTCGACCGCGGCGGCATGATGGGCCAGATGATGGGCGGGGGCCCGAGGCCAGGGGGTAGCGGTCCGGTGACCCTCGCCCGCTTGAGCGTTTCCGCGAGCGGCAACCGAGCCGTGGGTGAGATCCCCGCGGGCCCGGCTGTCCGCGACCTGCGTGACGATGACGTCGATGGTCGTCGGTCGATCACCTTCCAGATGGGCATGGGCGGGATGATGGGCGGCGGCGACAGTCCGATGAGCTTCACCTTCGACGGTGAGGAGTTCGACGCCGACCGGATCGACCAGCAGGTGGGGATGGACACGGTGGAGGAGTGGACCATCGGCAATGACAGCCCGATGGATCATCCCTTCCATCTGCACGTGTGGCCGATGCAGCTGCTGGAGGTCGACGGCCGCGAGCTGTCTGAGCCGGTCTGGCTCGACGTCGTGAACGTTCCCGCCCGCAGCCAGGTCAAGGTCCGGGTCGCGTTCGAGGACTTCGGCGGTCGGACCGTCTACCACTGTCACATCCTCGACCACGAGGACCGGGGAATGATGGGCACCGTTCTGGCCAGTTGA
- a CDS encoding SHOCT domain-containing protein → MYGNGGGMGWMWFIWPIMILVIVLVVVLLVRGSGGGTNRGSGSAPPPGPVTGRTRAQEILDERYARGELTDEEYQDRLRQLRGDSDR, encoded by the coding sequence ATGTATGGCAACGGAGGGGGCATGGGCTGGATGTGGTTCATCTGGCCGATCATGATCCTGGTCATCGTTCTCGTCGTTGTGCTGCTGGTTCGCGGCAGCGGCGGAGGCACGAACCGCGGCAGTGGCAGTGCGCCACCGCCTGGACCGGTGACCGGGAGAACTCGAGCGCAAGAGATCCTCGACGAGCGCTACGCCCGTGGCGAGCTCACCGACGAGGAGTACCAGGACCGTCTCCGTCAGCTCCGAGGCGACAGCGACCGGTAG
- a CDS encoding DUF305 domain-containing protein: protein MTTKSDQNQSSEHEEHKKHERRMYLIFAAMITTSTVTMFLLTYTNAFTWSHMTFSEERVYMSILMGSAMTVIMLGFMWGMMYKNVKVNVAIIVAALVVGGSALWLSRSQTFVQDESYMKGMIPHHSIAILTSERSEIEDVRVRKLADEIIKAQRIEIAEMKWLIEDIEKNGAATTEEEAKQRPVPDFEASP, encoded by the coding sequence ATGACCACGAAGTCCGATCAGAACCAGTCCTCCGAGCACGAGGAGCACAAGAAGCACGAGCGCAGGATGTACCTCATCTTCGCGGCGATGATCACCACGTCGACGGTGACGATGTTCCTGCTCACCTACACCAACGCGTTCACCTGGTCGCACATGACGTTCAGTGAGGAGCGGGTCTACATGTCGATCCTCATGGGGTCGGCGATGACGGTCATCATGCTCGGCTTCATGTGGGGGATGATGTACAAGAACGTCAAGGTCAACGTCGCCATCATCGTGGCCGCGCTCGTGGTGGGGGGCTCCGCGTTGTGGCTGTCCCGGTCTCAGACCTTCGTGCAGGACGAGTCCTACATGAAGGGCATGATCCCGCACCACTCGATCGCGATCCTCACCAGCGAGCGGTCCGAGATCGAAGACGTGCGTGTGCGCAAGCTGGCCGACGAGATCATCAAGGCTCAGCGCATCGAGATCGCCGAGATGAAGTGGCTGATCGAGGACATCGAGAAGAACGGTGCCGCCACCACCGAGGAAGAGGCCAAGCAGCGCCCCGTCCCGGACTTCGAGGCAAGCCCCTGA
- a CDS encoding NADH-quinone oxidoreductase subunit A, whose product MASAVGVLVLGLYALHRLTAVAPDSLNVLPFESGWAPEQHALSRYHVRWYLATLLFLAFDVEMLFMYPWAVVVAQVGVTAVVEMFLFLAALFAAVLWAWREGALRWV is encoded by the coding sequence ATGGCGAGCGCGGTCGGGGTACTCGTACTCGGGCTGTACGCGCTGCACAGGCTCACCGCCGTAGCGCCAGACTCGCTAAACGTGCTTCCGTTCGAGTCGGGCTGGGCCCCCGAGCAGCACGCACTGTCGCGGTACCACGTGCGCTGGTACCTCGCGACGCTGCTCTTCCTCGCCTTCGACGTCGAGATGCTGTTCATGTATCCCTGGGCGGTCGTCGTCGCACAGGTCGGCGTGACCGCGGTCGTCGAGATGTTCCTCTTCTTGGCTGCCTTGTTCGCCGCCGTGCTCTGGGCATGGCGGGAGGGGGCACTGCGTTGGGTCTGA
- a CDS encoding NADH-quinone oxidoreductase subunit H, with the protein MADPMPMTDSPITTVAPGWAIAALGILGALAVTAAMLDGALAARAGGGPGGKMGGPVRPFGEAARLMRQRRRTTVEADRLLWRIGGAGLLVVAALMVTVVPLGEWTIFDLDVGVMWFNAMDVMVWALVWLTGWGANSAHSLVGGYRFLAHGLGYELPLMFALVAPAIAAESLNVGAVAAAQEGLWFAVWMPVAFLVYLLGVAAFSVWGPFAPAIGTDVSGGARVELSGVDRLVFEAGRYALLAAGAAFAVPMFLGGGAGPLLPGWAWVLVKTVALLAVLVWLRRRLPAFRPDKFMEVGWMLLLPAVLLQDLVVAVIAVWRS; encoded by the coding sequence ATGGCTGACCCGATGCCGATGACGGACTCGCCGATCACCACCGTGGCGCCCGGCTGGGCGATTGCCGCGTTGGGGATTCTCGGTGCGCTGGCCGTAACCGCTGCCATGCTGGACGGTGCCCTCGCCGCGCGTGCGGGGGGCGGGCCGGGCGGGAAGATGGGCGGGCCGGTCCGGCCGTTCGGTGAAGCGGCCCGGCTGATGCGGCAGCGACGTCGTACCACCGTCGAAGCCGACCGCCTGCTGTGGCGCATCGGGGGTGCCGGGCTGCTGGTAGTGGCGGCGCTGATGGTGACGGTCGTGCCGTTGGGGGAGTGGACAATCTTCGACCTCGACGTGGGCGTCATGTGGTTCAACGCCATGGACGTGATGGTCTGGGCGCTGGTGTGGCTAACCGGGTGGGGTGCGAACTCGGCACACTCGCTGGTCGGCGGCTACCGGTTCCTGGCGCACGGACTGGGCTACGAGCTCCCGTTGATGTTCGCCCTGGTCGCTCCGGCGATCGCCGCGGAGAGCCTGAACGTGGGCGCGGTCGCGGCGGCCCAGGAGGGCCTCTGGTTCGCTGTCTGGATGCCGGTGGCGTTCCTGGTCTACCTGCTCGGGGTCGCGGCCTTCTCTGTGTGGGGGCCTTTCGCCCCGGCGATCGGCACGGACGTCTCCGGCGGCGCACGGGTGGAGCTGTCGGGCGTGGACCGGCTGGTGTTCGAGGCGGGGCGATACGCGCTGCTGGCCGCCGGCGCGGCGTTCGCGGTCCCGATGTTCCTCGGCGGCGGCGCCGGTCCGCTGCTGCCGGGATGGGCCTGGGTGCTGGTGAAGACCGTTGCCCTGCTCGCGGTCCTGGTCTGGCTGCGGCGGCGGCTGCCGGCCTTCCGGCCGGACAAGTTCATGGAGGTGGGCTGGATGCTGCTGCTCCCGGCCGTGCTGCTGCAGGACCTGGTCGTCGCCGTCATTGCCGTCTGGAGGTCGTGA
- a CDS encoding NADH-quinone oxidoreductase subunit J: MISDIAFWGVGLVAVVGGAAVFYVDSMARATYALALSFVAVGLQVLFLQQNYVGVVTILMMVMEMAIMAVYMVMFMGMNPALMPMSMVHSNKTAIAVAVTTFLALATGILMVDWPTRRGSPPPDVTMALGESLMGPKMLVMAVISPVMVATIVAGVVLAAHRTRYDRFGDDLKQRPADDPQPGGVGR, encoded by the coding sequence GTGATCAGTGACATCGCCTTCTGGGGGGTCGGGCTCGTCGCGGTGGTCGGCGGCGCCGCGGTCTTCTACGTCGACTCGATGGCTCGAGCGACGTACGCCCTCGCCCTGTCCTTCGTCGCGGTTGGGCTGCAGGTGCTCTTCCTGCAGCAGAACTACGTCGGCGTGGTGACGATCCTGATGATGGTCATGGAGATGGCGATCATGGCCGTCTACATGGTCATGTTTATGGGGATGAACCCCGCGCTGATGCCGATGAGCATGGTGCACAGCAACAAGACCGCTATCGCCGTCGCCGTGACCACGTTCCTGGCGCTCGCGACGGGCATCCTGATGGTCGACTGGCCCACCCGCAGGGGCAGTCCACCGCCGGACGTCACCATGGCGCTGGGGGAATCGTTGATGGGCCCGAAGATGCTGGTGATGGCCGTGATCAGCCCGGTGATGGTGGCCACCATCGTGGCCGGCGTCGTCCTCGCGGCGCACCGCACCCGCTACGACCGGTTCGGCGATGACCTGAAGCAGCGCCCCGCAGACGACCCCCAGCCCGGAGGTGTCGGCAGATGA
- a CDS encoding NADH-quinone oxidoreductase subunit NuoK: protein MTLEATLLIAAAIFSVGLYGAISQQVVVMVMMGLELMINAVILAAAGVWWFLAPAPTGQVLLMVIIAAMTVEMAMGFAVATLLHRERGADMTDMATDLSG from the coding sequence ATGACCTTGGAGGCGACCCTGCTCATCGCCGCGGCGATCTTCAGCGTCGGGCTGTACGGCGCGATCTCCCAGCAGGTGGTGGTGATGGTGATGATGGGCCTGGAGCTCATGATCAACGCTGTCATCCTCGCCGCTGCCGGCGTCTGGTGGTTCCTCGCTCCCGCCCCGACCGGGCAGGTCCTCCTTATGGTGATCATCGCCGCGATGACCGTGGAGATGGCGATGGGCTTCGCGGTCGCCACGCTGCTGCATCGTGAGCGTGGTGCCGACATGACCGACATGGCCACGGACCTGTCGGGGTGA